In Metopolophium dirhodum isolate CAU chromosome 7, ASM1992520v1, whole genome shotgun sequence, one genomic interval encodes:
- the LOC132948470 gene encoding collagen alpha-2(I) chain-like, with translation MNTSFLRLLCTLFALSHYALAQSGYNYNKPSNPLNGPTTAIPYGNDALVGKPSGTSYPTSFPTTISSYPTQADQFGSTGPTGTPSFNGGYGGQTAYPTSAPQDFTTANFPSSTAQRPGNFPTGSGSSPGYGSSGDGSSGPNTRPSYGPSGQESLGAPQSGNGYGVGSGSGFGSGSSKPSGFGGSSGTPSSTGFGSGNAPGSYGSGNNVGTTGFGSGSAPGSYGSGNNAGTTGFGSGNAPGSYGSGNNVGTTGFGSGNAPGSYGSGNNAGTTGFGSGNAPGSYGSGNNVGTTGFGSGNAPGSYGSGNNAGTTGFGSGNAPGSYGSGNNAGTTGFGSGNAPGSYGSGNNAGTTGFGSGNAPGYGGSSGSVPGTGFGSNPGSSGFGSAPGNYGSNNVGAQGPNSFGSGVGGGSRPSYGGAGIGGPSSVGGGNAGVQGPSSFFGGNGGSQGSSTVGGGNAGVQGPSSFFGGNSGNGGSQGPASFGNGFGSGNSPTGNNDDGSYEGGDFSAIPGEPGTDYPILSEIPNTSFTCNQRLPGYYADTEARCQVFHICSNDIKYDFLCPNGTIFHQQHFVCVWWNQFDCSTAESLYGLNANIYDYSKVGSPGQSGPQGPIANFPGQVGPNGPIGNYPGLSGPQGPIANFPIISGPQGPVANYPGQSGPQGPTANYPGQSGPQGPTANYPGQSGPQGPTANYPGQSGPQGPTANYPGQSGPQGPTANYPGQSGPQGPTANYPGQSGPQGPTANYPGQTGPQGPTANYPGQSGPQGPTANYPGQSGPQGPTANYPGQSGSQRPTANYPGQSGPQGPTANYPGQSGPQGPTANYPGQSGPQGPTANYPGQSGLQGPTANYPGQSGPQGPTVNYPGQSGPQGPTANYPGQSGSQRPTANYPGQSGPQGPSANYPGQSGSQGPSANYPGQSGSQGPSANYPGQSGSQGPSANYPGQSGSQGPTANYPSQTGALFPSQRPSSYPSAQATPSYPSTGVNNNGRPSSQGPFGSSGTTPYPSQGSTVGSYGPSSTLSGASPTSASYPGSTLSDAQFVNSYNKPPVPDREYLPPYKK, from the exons ATGAATACGTCTTTCTTGCGGTTGCTGT GCACTCTATTTGCACTATCCCACTATGCATTG gcaCAAAGTGGTTATAATTACAACAAACCATCAAATCCCCTAAACGGCCCAACTACAGCAATACCATACGGTAACGATGCATTAGTAGGTAAGCCATCTGGCACTAGCTATCCTACTTCATTCCCTACAACGATTTCATCATACCCAACTCAGGCTGACCAATTTGGTTCTACTGGACCTACTGGTACGCCCAGTTTTAATGGTGGGTATGGTGGCCAAACAGCCTATCCTACATCTGCACCTCAAGATTTCACTACGGCTAACTTCCCTAGTTCAACCGCACAACGACCTGGAAACTTCCCTACTGGTTCAGGTTCATCGCCTGGATATGGCTCATCTGGTGATGGTTCTTCTGGACCAAATACAAGACCAAGCTATGGTCCAAGTGGACAAGAAAGCTTAGGAGCCCCTCAAAGTGGTAATGGATATGGTGTTGGTTCAGGATCTGGTTTTGGATCTGGAAGTTCAAAACCAAGTGGATTTGGTGGAAGTTCAGGAACACCAAGTTCAACTGGTTTTGGAAGTGGAAATGCACCGGGTAGTTATGGAAGTGGAAACAATGTAGGAACTACTGGATTTGGAAGTGGAAGTGCCCCGGGTAGTTATGGAAGTGGAAACAATGCAGGAACTACTGGATTTGGAAGTGGAAATGCCCCTGGTAGTTATGGAAGTGGAAACAATGTAGGAACTACTGGATTTGGAAGTGGAAATGCTCCTGGTAGTTATGGAAGTGGAAACAATGCAGGAACTACTGGATTTGGAAGTGGAAATGCTCCTGGTAGTTATGGAAGTGGAAACAATGTAGGAACTACTGGATTTGGAAGTGGAAATGCTCCGGGTAGTTATGGAAGTGGAAACAATGCAGGAACTACTGGATTTGGAAGCGGAAATGCTCCTGGTAGTTATGGAAGTGGAAACAATGCAGGAACTACTGGATTTGGAAGCGGAAATGCTCCTGGTAGTTATGGAAGTGGAAACAATGCAGGAACTACTGGATTTGGAAGCGGAAATGCTCCTGGTTATGGTGGTAGTAGTGGTTCTGTACCAGGAACAGGTTTTGGAAGCAACCCGGGATCAAGCGGTTTTGGTAGTGCACCCG gcAATTATGGAAGTAACAATGTTGGAGCACAAGGACCAAATAGTTTTGGCAGTGGTGTTGGTGGTGGATCCAGACCAAGTTATGGAGGCGCTGGAATTGGTGGACCTAGCAGTGTAGGCGGTGGAAATGCTGGTGTACAAGGACCTAGCAGTTTCTTTGGTGGAAACGGTGGTAGTCAAGGATCTAGCACTGTTGGAGGTGGAAATGCTGGTGTACAAGGACCTAGTAGTTTCTTTGGTGGTAATAGTGGAAATGGTGGTAGTCAAGGACCTGCTAGTTTTGGAAACGGTTTTGGATCTGGAAACTCACCAACTGGAAATAACGACGATGGTTCTTACGAAGGTGGTGACTTTTCTGCTATACCCGGAGAACCAGGTACCGACTATCCAATACTATCAGAAATACCAAATACTTCATTTACTTGTAACCAGAGATTACCAGGATACTACGCTGATACCGAAGCCAGATGTCAAGTATTCCATATATGTtctaatgatattaaatacgATTTCTTGTGTCCTAATGGAACAATATTCCACCAACAACACTTTGTATGTGTCTGGTGGAACCAATTTGATTGTTCAACTGCTGAAAGTCTATATGGCTTGAACGCTAATATTTATGACTACTCAAAAGTAGGTTCTCCAGGACAATCAGGCCCACAAGGTCCTATCGCTAACTTCCCTGGACAAGTTGGTCCTAATGGACCAATTGGTAACTACCCCGGTTTATCTGGACCACAAGGGCCAATTGCTAACTTTCCGATAATTTCTGGTCCACAAGGCCCAGTTGCAAACTACCCAGGACAATCAGGACCACAAGGACCAACCGCCAACTACCCGGGTCAATCAGGTCCCCAGGGTCCAACAGCCAACTACCCGGGACAGTCTGGTCCTCAAGGTCCAACCGCTAACTACCCAGGACAATCAGGACCACAAGGACCAACCGCCAACTACCCGGGTCAATCGGGTCCCCAGGGTCCAACAGCCAACTACCCGGGACAGTCTGGTCCTCAAGGTCCAACCGCTAACTACCCAGGACAATCAGGACCACAAGGACCAACCGCCAATTATCCAGGCCAAACTGGTCCCCAGGGTCCAACAGCCAACTACCCGGGACAGTCTGGTCCTCAAGGTCCAACCGCTAACTACCCAGGACAATCAGGACCACAAGGACCAACCGCCAACTATCCAGGACAGTCTGGTTCTCAAAGGCCAACTGCCAACTATCCAGGTCAATCGGGTCCCCAGGGTCCAACAGCCAACTACCCAGGACAGTCTGGTCCTCAAGGCCCAACCGCCAACTACCCAGGGCAATCAGGTCCACAAGGCCCAACCGCCAACTACCCAGGACAGTCTGGTCTTCAAGGCCCAACCGCCAACTACCCAGGACAGTCTGGTCCTCAAGGTCCAACCGTTAACTACCCAGGACAATCAGGACCACAAGGACCAACCGCCAACTACCCAGGACAGTCTGGTTCTCAAAGGCCAACTGCCAATTATCCAGGTCAATCGGGTCCCCAGGGTCCATCTGCCAACTACCCAGGGCAATCTGGTTCTCAAGGTCCGTCAGCCAATTACCCAGGACAGTCTGGTTCTCAAGGTCCGTCAGCCAACTACCCAGGACAGTCTGGTTCTCAAGGTCCGTCAGCTAACTACCCAGGACAGTCTGGTTCTCAAGGTCCAACAGCAAATTATCCATCACAGACAGGTGCACTTTTCCCGAGTCAACGTCCAAGTAGCTACCCAAGTGCACAAGCTACACCATCATACCCATCTACAGGTGTGAACAATAACGGTCGACCAAGTTCTCAAGGTCCATTTGGAAGTTCAGGCACAACACCTTACCCCAGTCAAGGAAGTACTGTGGGATCATATGGTCCAAGCTCAACTTTATCAGGTGCATCGCCAACTTCTGCCTCATACCCAGGATCAACTTTATCTGATGCGCAGTTTGTAAACTCTTACAATAAACCACCTGTACCAGACAGGGAATATTTGCCACCGTATAAAAAATGA
- the LOC132948780 gene encoding mucin-3B, with amino-acid sequence MKRNWITTDRLWCLFLILAVSRITESSSKNINQVKLPIPTKESLPQVAEALKAATYLEDSDELEKNFEGQRDSYKRSPRKLGTDDLDKNSELQEYQGVMGRPGVDFPILPSIPHTDFSCKKVKKPGYYADPETDCQVFHICDNGRKVSFLCPNGTVFRQSHLICDWWFRVDCERSIELYEESAEQLASDQRVFKERAETLSKAMLKVQTTTQTSDSDRVVTERSFGPSTTIFNSESRLPDRARYFSDYSRDESQVPAETGSFAGKQFQTNFNNYYPQSKSPVQNWNQGNYQTQPSTTAQPIWNGNYQSSTYQAQSTITTRPTWNQAANNNYQTSSYQSPPVTTAQPSIVQAINNFQSSYQPQFTTSAQSVQGASSSQVAYQPQPTTVVSQTNWNQGSNNYQTGNYQTIPTTAATQMNWNNHGNNGLRINNYQSHTPSTTQPNWSQSSSSSSSNYQSEHYQSPFTTEAAQANWNNNQGSNNLQTENYQTSQSTTPTPINWNNQGSNHLGTSNSQKQAMTTLPQTNWNGAVNNFQSNSYNSQPITTIQPDWNQESQTLLPNLFESQQPTTMFPVDNEQTIPAKESQVLAESASFVGHQNSPRFNFQPDNYYTQTPQTNVPPTTYPVTSSYTNDYSPNGAFSFVEYQRSPDTPIARDSSTQASPVMTTVLDYNSVDNSTLPPSGETLIPNMINSLQSLTDNNLLFDLDGQNTYPSQTNTDDELNSVALYFNNVKNPQVTTVASDLQFNRFEQTSRAYTNGLSSTTIDSVETTTPVDNLHIPAILTQNTKEAYDKLFRNDTVKEPMITLKLADTSKPVENPTNSVNLGFAQGLIVNRSSVELRELAAVFTRALTAYLDDPENFRKILAEVRPTEPPSVKTSVTEEQEVLDFSDDSKRQRGKPTEPSTSNPNLAAEINGMTQSINVLTDLSTIVPQYTSSPLIEITSKYTETSNAGLQEYAPLEDSEQLQLAGSHSFYSSRENSIQTAKTLKPAASTLTWTVSPLIDTDQDIKSTTLSPVYFTTTAEDLETTVIVQRAKEMFSHLNASEAGVLMNVMKTAQVNDTVKRLVLLLVNDSNKENSPEQTRNNLIEALLENRSTDQAYDVSSSSPTTTFLPSSPSEIPFGQRIQEDGSPVQDGQYKKSRKGARRRVVHRSRSTPVSTTPMTSNTWQGANDVGPGLSDDSDARAVELLKSLYSIASKWS; translated from the exons GAGTAATGGGACGTCCTGGTGTTGACTTTCCAATATTGCCATCTATACCGCATACCGATTTCAGCTGTAAAAAGGTGAAGAAACCTGGTTACTACGCAGATCCCGAAACTGACTGTCAG gtattTCACATTTGTGATAATGGAAGGAAAGTATCATTCTTATGTCCAAATGGTACGGTTTTTCGTCAATCACATTTAATTTGTGACTGGTGGTTCCGAGTGGATTGCGAAAGATCAATCGAATTATACGAAGAGAGTGCAGAACAGCTTGCATCTGACCAACGGGTTTTTAAAGAGCGTGCTGAAACATTGTCCAAAGCTATGTTAAAAGTACAAACAACAACTCAAACAAGTGATAGTGATCGCGTTGTAACCGAACGTTCGTTTGGTCCGAGTACAACTATTTTCAATTCCGAAAGCCGACTGCCTGACCGTGCCAGATATTTTAGTGACTATTCGAGAGACGAAAGTCAAGTTCCCGCTGAGACGGGATCATTCGCTGGAAAACAGTTTCAAactaatttcaataattactaTCCACAGTCCAAATCACCTGTACAAAATTGGAACCAAGGAAATTATCAAACACAACCTTCGACAACAGCCCAACCGATTTGGAATGGCAACTATCAAAGCAGTACTTATCAAGCACAGTCTACAATAACTACACGGCCGACCTGGAACCAAGctgctaataataattaccaaacTAGTTCTTATCAATCACCACCTGTAACGACTGCACAACCATCCATCGTTCAAGCGATCAATAATTTCCAATCTAGTTACCAACCACAATTCACCACAAGTGCTCAATCGGTTCAAGGTGCTTCCAGTTCACAAGTAGCTTACCAACCACAGCCCACTACTGTGGTGTCTCAAACAAACTGGAACCAAGGCAGCAATAATTATCAAACTGGAAATTACCAAACAATACCCACCACAGCAGCAACTCAAATGAACTGGAATAATCATGGTAACAACGGTCTTAGAATTAACAATTATCAGTCTCATACACCTTCAACAACACAACCAAATTGGAGCcaaagtagtagtagtagtagtagtaactATCAATCTGAGCACTATCAATCACCGTTCACAACAGAAGCCGCTCAAGCTAATTGGAATAATAATCAAGGTTCCAACAATTTACAAACTGAAAATTATCAAACATCACAATCAACAACACCAACACCAATAAACTGGAATAATCAAGGTTCCAACCACTTAGGGACTTCAAATTCTCAAAAACAAGCGATGACTACCTTACCACAAACTAATTGGAACGGAGCTGTCAATAATTTCCAATCAAATAGTTACAATTCACAACCAATAACAACGATACAACCGGATTGGAACCAAGAGTCTCAGACTCTCCTGCCTAATCTATTTGAATCTCAACAACCGACAACTATGTTTCCAGTTGATAATGAACAAACCATCCCAGCCAAAGAAAGCCAAGTACTCGCGGAATCAGCTTCATTTGTAGGCCATCAAAACTCACCTCGTTTTAATTTTCAACCAGATAATTACTACACACAAACTCCTCAAACAAATGTACCACCCACCACATATCCGGTAACAAGTTCTTACACAAATGATTATTCGCCAAATGGAGCTTTTTCATTTGTCGAATATCAAAGATCGCCCGATACTCCCATCGCTAGAGATAGCTCAACTCAAGCTTCTCCAGTTATGACTACAGTATTGGACTATAATTCGGTCGATAATTCCACACTACCACCGTCCGGAGAGACATTAATTCCAAATATGATAAACTCATTACAATCACTGACAGATAATAATCTACTTTTTGACTTGGATGGACAAAATACTTACCCTTCGCAAACGAATACCGACGATGAACTGAATTCCGTCGccttgtattttaataatgtaaaaaatccACAAGTGACTACTGTTGCTAGTGACTTGCAGTTTAATCGTTTCGAACAAACGTCTAGAGCATACACCAATGGCTTAAGTTCAACTACTATTGATTCGGTCGAAACTACTACACCTGTTGATAATTTACATATACCTGCGATTTTGACACAGAATACAAAAGAAGCATATGATAAGCTTTTCAGAAATGATACCGTTAAAGAACCAATGATCACGTTAAAGTTGGCAGATACTAGCAAGCCTGTAGAAAATCCTACAAATTCGGTAAACCTAGGATTTGCTCAGGGATTGATTGTAAACCGTTCGTCGGTGGAATTGAGAGAACTAGCTGCAGTATTTACGCGTGCTTTAACTGCATACTTGGACGATCCAGAGAATTTCCGTAAAATATTAGCCGAGGTAAGACCTACGGAACCACCAAGTGTCAAGACTAGCGTTACCGAAGAACAAGAAGTGTTGGATTTTTCTGACGATTCAAAACGTCAACGAGGGAAACCCACAGAACCGAGTACATCAAACCCAAATTTAGCAGCTGAAATCAATGGTATGACACAAAGTATTAATGTACTGACAGACTTATCAACCATTGTTCCACAATACACCTCATCGCCATTAATAGAAATCACATCGAAGTATACTGAAACATCAAACGCTGGTCTACAAGAATATGCACCACTGGAAGATAGCGAACAGTTACAATTGGCCGGAAGTCATTCGTTTTATTCAAGTAGAGAAAATAGCATTCAAACTGCAAAAACTCTAAAACCAGCTGCCTCCACGTTGACATGGACAGTTTCTCCTTTAATAGATACTGATCAGGACATAAAATCTACTACTCTGTCGCCAGTGTACTTCACTACCACCGCAGAAGACTTAGAAACTACTGTAATTGTGCAAAGGGCCAAAGAAATGTTCAGTCACTTGAATGCGTCTGAAGCAGGAGTATTGATGAATGTTATGAAAACTGCTCAAGTTAATGATACAGttaaaag attGGTTTTACTGTTAGTCAATGACTCGAACAAAGAGAATAGCCCAGAGCAGACTAGAAACAATTTAATCGAAGCATTACTGGAGAATAGGAGTACTGATCAAGCGTATGACGTCTCATCGTCATCGCCGACGACTACTTTCTTGCCGTCGTCCCCATCAGAAATTCCATTCGGTCAGAGAATACAGGAAGATGGTTCGCCGGTACAGGACGGACAGTATAAGAAATCTAGAAAAGGTGCTAGGAGACGAGTTGTGCACAGGAGTAGGTCAACTCCCGTTTCCACCACTCCAATGACCTCGAATACTTGGCAGGGAGCTAACGACGTGGGTCCGGGGCTGAGTGATGATTCTGACGCCCGAGCAGTTGAACTCCTCAAGTCCTTATACTCGATCGCATCCAAATGGTCGTAG